In Streptomyces erythrochromogenes, the DNA window CTGCTGCTCGTCGGGCGCCGTCTGCCACTCGGTGCCCCAGTGGACGCTGAGCACCACCACGTTCGCGCCGCCCGCCCGGGCCGCGCGGGCGTCGGCGATGATCCGGTCCTTGTCGATCAGGTTCACCGCCCACGGCTTGTCCTGGGGGAGAGGGATGCCGTTCGTGCCGTACGTGTACGACAACTGGGCGACCTTCGCGCCGCCCGCGGAGAGCAGGGCCGGCGCCTTGGCCTCCTCCGCGCTGCGCGCCGAGCCGACGTGCGGGATGCCGACCCGGTCGAGGTGCTCCAGGGTGCGGGCCAGGCCCTGGTAGCCGTCGTCCAGCGTGTGGTTCGAGGCGGTGGAACACCCGTCGTACCCGGCGTCCTTGAGCGCGTCCGCCAGCTGGTGCGGGGCCTTGAAGGCGGGGTAGCCGGTGTAGGGGCCGCCGGGGCGCCCGTACGGTATCTCGTGGTGGCATATCGCCAGGTCGGCGGCGGAGACCAGGGGTTTGACCCCGGCGAGTATCTTCCGGAAGTCGTACTCCCCTGCCGCGTCGGCGTCGTCCCCCGCCCGCTGGATGATCGACGGGTACGGGATGATGTCCCCGGTCGCGACCAGCGTGAACGGCTGCCCCGCGGGGACGGCGGGAGCGGCGGGGGCCGCCGGCCGGGACGTCCCGCCCTGGCCCGGCTCGCCCCCCAGCTGCTGCTGCGCGGCGGGCGCGCCGCCCCTGTCGAGCAGCTGCGGTACGGCGTACAGCGCGCCGCCCGCGACCACCAGTGCGGCCAGCACTGCGCCTGTAGCGGCGGATGCCTTCATTCCCGACCCCCGTTGTTCGTGAACCGATGCGGGGATCCTCGAACGGCCCCGCCCCCGCAGCCATCGTAGGTGGGCCGTTCGAGTGAATCCGAGCCTGGAACCCCCGAAAACTTGCAGGTCAGGGAAGGGGAGGAAAAAGAAGCGTGAGGTCAGCGGGAGGTCAGGGCGAGGGCGCGGTCCAGCGCCTGCAGCAGCCGCCCCGTCGTCGCCCGGTCGCGCACCGCCAGCCGGAGCCAGGTCCGGTCCAGCCCGGGGAAGGTGTCCCCTCGCCGGACCGCGAAGCCCAGGGCCCGCAGCCGGGTGCGGACCTCTGCTCCGTCCGCCACCTTGATCAGGACGAACGGCCCCTCGGCCACGCCCGCGACCTCCACCTCGTCGAACTCCGCGAGCCCCGCCAGCAGATGCGCCCGGTCCACCGCGATCCGCCGCGCCGCCTCCTCCGCCTCGGCCAGCGCCGTCGGAGCCACGCAGGCCTCGGCAGCCACCAGGGCGGGCGTGGACACCGGCCACAGCGGCTGCGCCGCCGCCAGCTTCGCGATCACCTCGGGCTCGGCCAGCACGTAGCCGATCCGCAGCCCCGCCAGACCCCACGTCTTCGTCAGGCTCCGCAGGACCACCAGCCCCGGCAGGTCCGTCCGGCCCGCGAGGGCCTCCCGTTCGCCCGGGACGGCGTCCATGAACGCCTCGTCCACCACCAGGATCCGGCCCGGCCGGGCCAGCCGCGCCAGCGTCGCCGCGGGGTGCAGGACGGACGTCGGGTTGGTCGGATTGCCGATGACCACCAGGTCCGCGTCCTCCGGCACGGCCGCGGGATCGAGCCGGAACCCGTCCGCGGCCCGCAGCACCACCCGCTCGACCCGGTGGCCGGCGTCCCGCAGGGCCGCCTCCGGCTCGGTGAACTGCGGATGCACCACGACCGGCCGTACGGCGCCCAGGGCCCGCGCGATCAGCACGAAGGCCTCCGCCGCCCCGGCCGTCAGCAGCACCCGCTCGGCCGGCAGGCCGTGCCGGGCCGCCACCGCCGCGCGGGCGGCCCGCCCGTCGGGATACGCGGCGAGGTCCCCGAGGGAGGCGGCGATCCGCTGCTTGAGCCACTCCGGGGGCGTGTGCGCCCGTACGTTGACCGCGAGGTCCACCAGGGCGGAGCCCGCGTCCACCACCTCGGCGTCCCCGTGGTGGCGCAGGTCGTGCGCCTCGGCCGTGGCCACCGCACAGGTCGCGGACAGCGAACGCCGCTTGGGCACGAGGAGTTCCCCGCCCGCCATCAGCGCG includes these proteins:
- the cobC gene encoding Rv2231c family pyridoxal phosphate-dependent protein CobC, producing the protein MGEYTTRLVVGVGGRAGVSVEEVCALVEETLRGAGLAAEAVTALATVDSKAAEAGIAGAAERFGVPVLGYPADRLAAVAVPHPSEAARAATGTPSVAEAAALMAGGELLVPKRRSLSATCAVATAEAHDLRHHGDAEVVDAGSALVDLAVNVRAHTPPEWLKQRIAASLGDLAAYPDGRAARAAVAARHGLPAERVLLTAGAAEAFVLIARALGAVRPVVVHPQFTEPEAALRDAGHRVERVVLRAADGFRLDPAAVPEDADLVVIGNPTNPTSVLHPAATLARLARPGRILVVDEAFMDAVPGEREALAGRTDLPGLVVLRSLTKTWGLAGLRIGYVLAEPEVIAKLAAAQPLWPVSTPALVAAEACVAPTALAEAEEAARRIAVDRAHLLAGLAEFDEVEVAGVAEGPFVLIKVADGAEVRTRLRALGFAVRRGDTFPGLDRTWLRLAVRDRATTGRLLQALDRALALTSR
- a CDS encoding CapA family protein; translated protein: MKASAATGAVLAALVVAGGALYAVPQLLDRGGAPAAQQQLGGEPGQGGTSRPAAPAAPAVPAGQPFTLVATGDIIPYPSIIQRAGDDADAAGEYDFRKILAGVKPLVSAADLAICHHEIPYGRPGGPYTGYPAFKAPHQLADALKDAGYDGCSTASNHTLDDGYQGLARTLEHLDRVGIPHVGSARSAEEAKAPALLSAGGAKVAQLSYTYGTNGIPLPQDKPWAVNLIDKDRIIADARAARAGGANVVVLSVHWGTEWQTAPDEQQKELAQALTASRSADGLPDIDLIIGTHNHVPQPYEKINGTWVVFGMGDQVASFVPADKLRGNQSSVPRFTFAPAADRPGRWEVVKAEYLTQYSDMGPPFRVVCASCAASDEALPAAKRDEYARIDRQVTDAVLSRGAGGQGLAHATR